In Streptomyces sp. NBC_01707, a genomic segment contains:
- the leuE gene encoding leucine efflux protein LeuE yields the protein MLGVTDLPTYLVGLVLIVLLPGPNSLYVLSVAARRGVRTGYVAAAGVWTGDTVLMTLSALGAASLLQTTPVLFAIVKYAGAGYLTWLAIGMLRAAVSMWRERHRQIAELTDEAAGSDGAKAAAGAVERPYRRALVVSLFNPKAILFLISFFVQFVDPGYAYPALSFLLLGTLLQIASFLYLSTLIFGGTRLSAAFRRRKRLSAGATSAAGVLFLGFAAKLSFSSV from the coding sequence ATGCTGGGTGTCACTGATCTTCCGACCTACCTCGTCGGCCTCGTGCTGATCGTTCTGCTGCCGGGGCCGAATTCGCTGTACGTGCTCTCCGTCGCCGCCCGCCGCGGTGTGCGGACCGGGTATGTGGCGGCGGCCGGTGTGTGGACCGGTGACACGGTGCTGATGACACTGTCCGCGCTCGGCGCCGCCTCCCTGCTGCAGACCACGCCGGTGCTCTTCGCCATCGTCAAGTACGCGGGCGCGGGCTATCTGACCTGGCTGGCGATCGGCATGCTGCGGGCCGCGGTGTCCATGTGGCGCGAGCGGCACCGGCAGATCGCCGAGCTGACCGACGAAGCGGCCGGGTCGGACGGGGCGAAGGCGGCGGCCGGGGCGGTGGAGCGGCCGTACCGACGGGCGCTGGTGGTGAGCCTCTTCAACCCGAAGGCGATCCTGTTCCTGATCTCCTTCTTCGTGCAGTTCGTCGACCCCGGGTACGCCTATCCGGCGCTGTCGTTCCTGCTGCTGGGCACACTCCTGCAGATCGCCAGCTTCCTCTACCTGTCGACGCTGATATTCGGCGGCACCCGGCTGTCCGCCGCGTTCCGCCGCCGCAAGCGGCTGTCGGCGGGCGCGACTTCGGCTGCCGGTGTGCTGTTCCTCGGTTTCGCGGCGAAGCTCTCGTTCAGCAGCGTGTGA
- a CDS encoding FAD-dependent monooxygenase gives MELNSVKETEVLIVGAGPCGLALACDLARRGVRAVLVEQAPALFPGSRGKGIQPRTREVLDDLGVGDAVRTHGGPAPVGMVWQDGRRQGEHDMFRRAAPTEAEPYGEPWMMPQWRTQEILLARLRELGGEVAFSTALTGLDQDTEGVTAHLTTGPVRASYLVAADGGRSTVRRALAVAMTGETVDPAPMLVADVRVAGDTLDRLNWHVVMSDAGFVTLCPLPGTADFQLVAQFKEGEPDTSVEGVRALVAARTHLDAHDITEVRWSSDFRPRAALADRFREGRVFLAGDAAHVHSPAGGQGLNTSVQDAYNLGWKLGQVLRHGAPVALLDSYEAERRPVAADMLGLSTRIHRGEQERGAAAQQLGLGYREGPLSAGRAGALVAGDRAPDGPAGDGRRLFDVFRGPHFTLLIVGADTEPPAFDGSSSAAVHVHRTDAYEAYGKGLFLIRPDGYIGWAGEDVSRLGSYLAPLGLGLEPV, from the coding sequence ATGGAACTTAACAGCGTTAAGGAAACCGAGGTGCTGATCGTCGGCGCCGGCCCCTGCGGCCTCGCGCTCGCCTGCGACCTGGCCCGCCGCGGCGTGCGTGCCGTCCTCGTCGAGCAGGCGCCCGCGCTCTTCCCCGGCTCTCGTGGCAAGGGCATCCAGCCGCGCACACGTGAGGTCCTCGACGATCTCGGAGTCGGTGACGCGGTGCGCACGCACGGCGGCCCGGCACCGGTCGGCATGGTCTGGCAGGACGGGCGGCGCCAGGGTGAGCACGACATGTTCCGCCGGGCGGCGCCGACAGAGGCCGAGCCCTACGGGGAGCCGTGGATGATGCCGCAGTGGCGCACGCAGGAGATCCTGCTGGCACGTCTGCGCGAGCTGGGCGGCGAGGTCGCCTTCTCGACCGCGCTCACCGGACTCGACCAGGACACGGAAGGTGTCACGGCGCACCTGACCACCGGCCCGGTGCGCGCCTCCTACCTGGTCGCGGCGGACGGCGGCCGGAGTACGGTCCGGCGCGCGCTCGCCGTCGCCATGACCGGTGAGACCGTGGACCCGGCGCCGATGCTGGTCGCCGACGTCCGGGTCGCCGGGGACACTCTCGACCGGCTCAACTGGCACGTCGTGATGAGTGACGCGGGCTTCGTCACCCTCTGCCCGCTGCCCGGCACGGCGGACTTCCAGCTGGTGGCGCAGTTCAAGGAGGGCGAGCCGGACACCTCCGTCGAGGGTGTACGCGCTCTGGTCGCCGCCCGCACCCATCTCGACGCCCACGACATCACCGAGGTGCGCTGGTCCTCCGACTTCCGGCCGCGCGCCGCGCTGGCCGACCGGTTCCGGGAGGGCCGCGTCTTCCTGGCGGGCGACGCCGCCCATGTCCACTCCCCGGCGGGCGGACAGGGGCTCAACACCAGCGTCCAGGACGCGTACAACCTGGGCTGGAAACTCGGCCAGGTGTTGCGGCACGGCGCGCCGGTCGCGCTGCTCGACAGTTATGAAGCGGAGCGGCGGCCGGTGGCGGCCGACATGCTGGGGCTCTCCACCCGCATCCACCGCGGTGAACAGGAGCGCGGTGCGGCAGCCCAGCAGTTGGGGCTCGGCTACCGCGAGGGCCCGCTGTCGGCCGGCCGTGCGGGCGCGCTGGTGGCGGGCGACCGGGCCCCGGACGGACCGGCCGGGGACGGCCGACGGCTCTTCGACGTGTTCCGGGGACCGCACTTCACGCTGCTGATCGTCGGCGCGGACACGGAACCCCCAGCGTTCGACGGTTCGTCGAGCGCCGCGGTCCACGTCCACCGCACCGACGCCTACGAGGCGTACGGGAAGGGCCTGTTCCTCATCCGCCCCGACGGCTACATCGGCTGGGCGGGCGAGGACGTCTCGAGGCTCGGCTCATATCTGGCACCGCTCGGCCTCGGCCTCGAGCCCGTCTGA
- a CDS encoding methylmalonyl-CoA mutase: protein MTRESESGLPIEPVYGPDALDGWNADDKLGEPGAYPFTRGVYPSMYTGRPWTMRQYAGFGTASESNARYKQLIANGTMGLSVAFDLPTQMGHDSDAPIASGEVGKVGVAIDSVEDMRVLFGGIPLDKVSTSMTINAPAALLLLMYQLVGEEQGVPADRLTGTVQNDVLKEYIARGTYIFPPKPSLRLIADIFKYCKAEIPKWNTISISGYHMAEAGASPAQEIAFTLADGIEYVRTAVAAGMDVDDFAPRLSFFFVARTTILEEVAKFRAARRIWARVMKEEFGAKNPKSLMLRFHTQTAGVQLTAQQPEVNLVRVAVQGLGAVLGGTQSLHTNSFDEAIALPTDKSARLALRTQQVLAYETDVTATVDPFAGSYVVESMTDAVEAEARDLMLKVEDMGGAVNAIERGFQKSEIERSAYRIAQETDSGERVVVGVNRFQLDEEEPYEPLRVDPAIEAQQAARLAKLRAERDQGAVDEALGRLKKAAEGTDNVLYPMKDALAARATVGEVCNALREVWGTYVPTDAF, encoded by the coding sequence ATGACGCGCGAGTCGGAGTCGGGACTGCCCATCGAGCCGGTGTACGGGCCGGACGCACTCGACGGGTGGAACGCCGACGACAAACTGGGCGAGCCGGGCGCCTACCCCTTCACCCGCGGTGTCTACCCGTCGATGTACACCGGCCGGCCGTGGACGATGCGTCAGTACGCCGGGTTCGGCACGGCCTCCGAATCGAACGCCCGCTACAAGCAGCTGATCGCCAACGGCACGATGGGCCTGTCCGTCGCCTTCGACCTGCCCACCCAGATGGGCCATGACTCCGACGCGCCGATCGCGTCGGGAGAGGTCGGCAAGGTCGGGGTGGCGATCGACTCGGTCGAGGACATGCGGGTCCTGTTCGGCGGGATCCCGCTCGACAAGGTCTCCACATCGATGACGATCAACGCGCCCGCCGCGCTGCTCCTCCTCATGTACCAGCTGGTCGGCGAGGAGCAGGGCGTTCCGGCCGACCGGCTGACCGGCACCGTCCAGAACGATGTCCTGAAGGAGTACATCGCCCGCGGCACGTACATCTTCCCGCCCAAGCCGTCGCTGCGGCTGATCGCCGACATCTTCAAGTACTGCAAGGCCGAGATCCCGAAGTGGAACACCATCTCGATCTCCGGCTACCACATGGCGGAGGCCGGTGCCTCGCCCGCGCAGGAGATCGCGTTCACTCTCGCGGACGGCATCGAGTACGTCCGTACCGCCGTCGCGGCCGGTATGGACGTCGACGACTTCGCCCCGCGCCTCTCCTTCTTCTTCGTCGCCCGTACGACGATCCTCGAAGAGGTCGCCAAGTTCCGCGCCGCCCGCCGGATCTGGGCCCGGGTGATGAAGGAGGAGTTCGGTGCGAAGAACCCCAAGTCGTTGATGCTGCGCTTCCACACCCAGACCGCCGGCGTCCAGCTGACCGCCCAGCAGCCCGAGGTCAACCTGGTGCGCGTCGCCGTCCAGGGGCTCGGCGCGGTTCTCGGCGGTACGCAGTCGCTGCACACCAACTCGTTCGACGAGGCGATCGCGCTGCCGACCGACAAGTCCGCGCGACTGGCCCTGCGTACCCAGCAGGTCCTGGCGTACGAGACGGACGTCACGGCCACCGTCGACCCGTTCGCCGGTTCGTACGTCGTCGAATCGATGACGGATGCCGTCGAAGCCGAGGCCAGGGACCTCATGCTCAAGGTCGAGGACATGGGCGGGGCGGTCAACGCGATCGAGCGCGGCTTCCAGAAGAGCGAGATCGAGCGCAGCGCCTACCGGATCGCCCAGGAGACGGACAGCGGGGAGCGCGTCGTCGTCGGCGTCAACCGCTTCCAGCTCGACGAGGAGGAGCCGTACGAGCCGCTCCGCGTCGACCCGGCGATCGAGGCTCAGCAGGCGGCCCGGCTGGCGAAGCTGCGGGCCGAGCGCGACCAGGGCGCGGTCGACGAGGCGTTGGGCCGGTTGAAGAAGGCGGCCGAGGGGACGGACAACGTCCTCTACCCGATGAAGGACGCACTGGCGGCGCGGGCGACGGTCGGTGAGGTGTGCAACGCGCTGCGGGAGGTGTGGGGGACGTACGTGCCGACGGACGCGTTCTGA